One genomic region from Pelagicoccus sp. SDUM812003 encodes:
- a CDS encoding biopolymer transporter ExbD, with protein sequence MKARRSILEGEAESDEINISPLIDMVFILLIFFIVTTVFVEETGVEVNKPQAASAADLEKNSILIAITDKGKVVYGGKEVGISGVRSVVRQLVSKEQMPVIIQADKSVSIDLYTRVHDECKLAGANTVNLATEG encoded by the coding sequence ATGAAAGCGAGACGTTCAATATTGGAAGGCGAAGCCGAAAGCGACGAGATCAACATCTCTCCGCTGATCGACATGGTTTTTATCCTCCTCATCTTCTTCATCGTCACCACGGTGTTCGTGGAGGAAACCGGAGTCGAGGTGAACAAGCCACAAGCCGCATCGGCAGCCGATTTGGAGAAAAACAGTATCCTGATTGCCATTACGGACAAGGGGAAGGTCGTCTACGGCGGCAAGGAAGTTGGCATATCGGGAGTGCGCTCGGTTGTGCGTCAGCTCGTTTCCAAAGAGCAGATGCCGGTCATCATCCAGGCCGATAAGAGCGTATCCATCGATTTGTACACCCGCGTGCACGATGAATGCAAGTTGGCGGGAGCCAACACTGTCAACCTAGCGACTGAAGGCTAA
- a CDS encoding MotA/TolQ/ExbB proton channel family protein: protein MSEMLAETWELWRAGGSLMIPLALLGGVIYFAIFELYLHMRKNSFYRIDPNQLGHWIDMPKDADGEVGEMIDFTQNGVNDSNGARARFEELRSAHLPTLERRIHFCNVLVGAAPLTGLLGTVIGMLGTFFGLSVSSGGNTIDLVAGGISEALITTQTGLVLAIPAYVLISVVRRQMGELDQFFTRMEILTILKLEKVESGR, encoded by the coding sequence ATGAGCGAGATGCTTGCAGAAACTTGGGAGCTTTGGCGCGCCGGCGGCTCGCTGATGATCCCGCTCGCTCTGCTGGGAGGCGTGATCTATTTCGCCATCTTCGAGCTCTACCTTCACATGAGGAAGAATAGCTTCTACCGTATCGATCCCAACCAGCTAGGCCACTGGATCGACATGCCGAAGGACGCAGACGGAGAGGTGGGCGAGATGATCGACTTCACCCAGAACGGGGTAAACGATTCCAATGGGGCGCGGGCGCGCTTCGAGGAGCTGAGATCAGCTCACTTGCCGACGCTCGAGCGACGTATCCATTTTTGCAACGTATTGGTCGGAGCGGCTCCCCTCACGGGATTGCTCGGCACTGTGATCGGTATGTTGGGCACATTTTTCGGACTTTCGGTTAGCAGCGGTGGCAACACCATCGATCTGGTAGCCGGGGGCATCTCCGAAGCTCTGATCACCACGCAGACTGGTCTGGTGCTAGCGATTCCAGCCTATGTATTGATCTCCGTGGTACGGAGACAAATGGGCGAGCTGGACCAGTTTTTCACCCGCATGGAGATCCTGACCATTCTCAAACTAGAAAAAGTAGAAAGCGGCCGTTAG
- a CDS encoding MotA/TolQ/ExbB proton channel family protein: protein MKTFSLICAAACFATLPLSAQTALDKAAADAEKKLEGALARLSDVRETIGKEKIPLSTERDKLFSDLQELRREADRAQRVSDNQSADLSSYENTLSQQQEMVDYLISLSAEFGRGLGAQLDPSEFAFYEDEISASEQAAEDPYMTPLEKLGPQKAVVTAGLDRMEALSGGALYTGKAITEGGLLEEGTYIRFGPVTYFASQSGKAGLVQQGSSIDPIVLPIADGAFDSGIVAVAKGGEGVLPLDATLNNAMAIAATKETLLEHIQKGGIWIFPILGFAFVSLAVAAFKAFELITLPKPKEGILAEVLSKLAEKKKDEAIHLANSAHGPMGRMIQQGVRYSDHDPELVEEILYESMVETQPKVMRLLPFISVTAAVAPLLGLLGTVTGMINTFNRIKIFGTGDAKSLSGGISEALITTEFGLIVAIPSLLLYAILSRKAKGYLARMEKMSISFINGIKTIG from the coding sequence ATGAAGACATTCTCATTGATATGCGCCGCAGCCTGTTTCGCGACGCTTCCGCTCTCTGCGCAGACCGCCTTGGATAAGGCCGCTGCCGATGCCGAAAAGAAACTCGAGGGAGCGTTGGCTCGCTTGTCGGACGTTCGCGAAACCATTGGCAAGGAGAAGATCCCTCTCAGCACGGAGCGCGACAAGCTGTTTTCCGATCTGCAGGAGCTGCGCCGCGAAGCGGACCGCGCCCAGCGGGTGAGCGACAACCAAAGCGCCGATCTCTCCAGCTACGAGAACACGCTCTCGCAGCAGCAGGAGATGGTGGACTACTTGATCAGCCTGAGCGCCGAGTTCGGGCGGGGATTGGGAGCCCAGCTGGACCCCTCGGAATTCGCCTTCTACGAGGACGAAATCTCCGCTTCCGAGCAGGCGGCCGAAGATCCATACATGACGCCTCTGGAAAAGCTTGGCCCGCAGAAGGCGGTTGTCACAGCCGGCCTGGATCGCATGGAAGCCCTTTCGGGCGGCGCTCTTTACACTGGAAAGGCTATCACCGAAGGCGGCCTGCTCGAAGAGGGCACCTACATCCGCTTCGGTCCGGTGACCTATTTCGCCAGCCAGTCGGGCAAGGCCGGACTGGTGCAGCAGGGATCGTCGATCGATCCGATCGTGCTGCCGATCGCCGATGGAGCTTTCGATTCGGGCATCGTAGCCGTAGCGAAGGGTGGGGAGGGCGTATTGCCTTTGGATGCCACGCTGAACAACGCCATGGCCATCGCTGCGACCAAGGAGACCTTGCTGGAGCACATTCAAAAGGGCGGCATCTGGATCTTTCCCATTCTCGGCTTCGCTTTCGTCTCGCTCGCGGTGGCCGCTTTCAAGGCCTTCGAGCTGATCACCCTGCCCAAGCCCAAGGAAGGCATCTTGGCCGAGGTGCTATCCAAGCTTGCGGAGAAGAAGAAGGACGAAGCCATTCACCTGGCGAATTCCGCCCATGGTCCGATGGGCCGAATGATTCAGCAGGGCGTTCGCTACAGCGATCACGATCCGGAGCTGGTGGAAGAGATCCTCTACGAATCGATGGTCGAAACGCAGCCTAAGGTCATGCGCCTGCTGCCGTTTATCTCCGTGACTGCAGCCGTGGCTCCTTTGCTCGGGTTGCTGGGTACCGTGACCGGTATGATCAACACGTTCAATCGTATCAAGATATTCGGTACAGGTGATGCCAAGTCGCTCTCCGGAGGTATCTCCGAAGCGCTCATCACCACCGAATTCGGTCTGATCGTAGCGATCCCGAGCCTCCTGCTCTACGCGATTCTCTCGCGCAAGGCCAAGGGCTATCTGGCTCGCATGGAGAAGATGTCCATCAGCTTCATCAACGGAATCAAAACCATCGGTTAA
- a CDS encoding DUF3450 family protein, whose amino-acid sequence MKSPSGKQHLKAALFAAIFPAAVYSLSADTVKQTQNALSEWISVEKQISEDKSEWIAQKEVLQNSIEFMKGEIGRLEEAIASAKENASAGEKKRAELDEKKEVLDAVTAEMKAAVLEYETRVKKMAEGWPVAFLDTVDTFLDRIPEEEKAEDAPLTIRLQNVVAILSQFDKFQSAITKDTAVQDVDGESREVTTLYYGFSYAYFIDGTGEYAGYGYPTGSGWDWVSDPSLSEDVAQLVAVYDRSTDASFVGLPTKIVTP is encoded by the coding sequence ATGAAATCTCCCTCCGGAAAACAACACCTGAAAGCCGCCCTCTTTGCAGCTATCTTTCCTGCCGCCGTGTATTCGCTAAGCGCGGACACTGTGAAGCAGACGCAGAACGCATTGAGCGAGTGGATCTCGGTCGAAAAGCAAATCTCTGAAGACAAGAGCGAATGGATCGCTCAGAAGGAAGTGCTTCAGAATTCAATTGAATTTATGAAAGGCGAGATTGGTCGCCTCGAGGAAGCGATCGCTTCGGCGAAGGAAAACGCTTCGGCTGGCGAGAAGAAACGTGCTGAGCTTGACGAGAAGAAGGAAGTCCTCGACGCCGTCACCGCCGAAATGAAAGCCGCCGTTTTAGAATACGAAACCCGCGTGAAGAAGATGGCCGAAGGCTGGCCCGTGGCGTTTTTGGATACGGTGGATACCTTCCTGGATCGTATTCCGGAAGAAGAAAAGGCGGAGGATGCTCCCCTGACCATTCGCCTGCAGAACGTGGTGGCGATCCTGTCCCAGTTCGACAAGTTCCAGTCCGCCATCACCAAGGACACCGCGGTGCAGGACGTCGACGGCGAGTCGCGCGAGGTGACGACGCTCTACTATGGATTTAGCTATGCCTACTTCATCGACGGAACCGGTGAGTATGCAGGATACGGATACCCAACTGGTTCGGGATGGGACTGGGTTTCAGATCCGTCCCTCTCCGAGGATGTAGCTCAGTTGGTCGCGGTCTACGATCGCAGTACCGACGCGAGTTTCGTGGGGCTCCCTACCAAGATTGTTACACCCTAA